CTTCCACCATATCCTCGGTGGTTCTGCCGTAAATCTGAATGCCCACAGGGCGCTCCTCATCGCTTATCGTAAGCTTGCTGACTGTGCTCTTGATGCTTCGCACCAAGGCTTCCGCCGATACGAACTCAGTATAAACCATGGCAGCTCCGAATCGCTTGCAGAGCATGCGAAAGCCAATATCCGTTACGTCTTCCATCGGAGCGAGGAAGAGGGGCTGAGGCCCAAATTCTATATTACCTATTTTCATGAGTTTCGAGTGAAATCTTCTTATTCCTATGATGTATATCTTCTTTTTTGCGGCTGCAAAGTTACTGCTTTTTTCTGAAAATAAAGAATATACTACTTCAAAAGATGATACATTCCTCCTGCAAAGGTCTTGATGACTCCCTTCATCTCCAATGTGAAGAGGAGGGAAGTGAGGCGAGAAATGTCGATATTCGTCTTTACGGAGATGAGATTCACTTGCAGGTCGTTGGTCTTGGAGAGGACATCTACGATGAGTTGCTCCTCGGGCGATAACTCCGGGAAGAGGCTGCGCTCGATGCCTTGCTGCTTGGCTCGCATCAGCGTAGCATCATCCTGCCATCCCATATCCTTGATGAAGTCGGCGGCACTGGTGATGAGACCTGCCCCGTTGTTTCTTATCAGATTGTTGCACCCCTCGCTATATGCGTCCCCGATACGGCCAGGAAAGGTAAAAACATCCCTGCCGTAGGATTGTGAAATATCGCAGGTGATGAGACCTCCGCCATGGGCGGCGCTCTCTATCAGGATGCAGGCATCCGACATTCCTGCCACGATGCGGTTGCGGCGCACGAAGTTGATTTTATCTGCATTTGTTTGGGTGAGGAATTCGGTGAGCAAACCGCCTTGCTCTATCATTCTGGCAGCCGTTTCCCGGTGCTGGCGTGGGTAGAGGTCGTCCAAGCCATGCGCCAGTACGCCCACGGTTTCGTAGCCGCAGGCGAGTGCCTGCCGGTGCGCCACGATATCCACGCCATAGGCTAAGCCGCTCACGATGAGCACACGAGGTGAGAGCTGCTTCAAATCCGTAATAAAGCGGCGGATAAGGTCCTCGCCGTAAGGAGTGCAGCGGCGTGTGCCCACGATATTGATAACCCGCTGCTGGTTCAGGTTGGCATTGCCTTTATAGAAGAGCATGAGCGGCGCATCATCGCAATCCTTGAGTCGTTGCGGATAACGTTCGTCGTTCATCGTTATCGGTTCTATTCCGTATCTGATATCGTATTCCAGTTCCTCTTCAGCCCGTTTTCGAGCCTCGTCGCAGTTTTGGATAGCGTTCACGAGTTTATCCGAGGCATCGGGCA
The Segatella copri DNA segment above includes these coding regions:
- the dprA gene encoding DNA-processing protein DprA, yielding MGDQQEILNTILLTRLNYFSLAGMLELYRKVGSATLILEHKNDLRDILPDASDKLVNAIQNCDEARKRAEEELEYDIRYGIEPITMNDERYPQRLKDCDDAPLMLFYKGNANLNQQRVINIVGTRRCTPYGEDLIRRFITDLKQLSPRVLIVSGLAYGVDIVAHRQALACGYETVGVLAHGLDDLYPRQHRETAARMIEQGGLLTEFLTQTNADKINFVRRNRIVAGMSDACILIESAAHGGGLITCDISQSYGRDVFTFPGRIGDAYSEGCNNLIRNNGAGLITSAADFIKDMGWQDDATLMRAKQQGIERSLFPELSPEEQLIVDVLSKTNDLQVNLISVKTNIDISRLTSLLFTLEMKGVIKTFAGGMYHLLK